The genomic window TTTATAATTTTGGCTACAAATATAATGATATTATTCATTCTTATCACTTAGTCTTGAATTTATTTTTATTGTTCATATATGTGATATGTGAAAATAATCTCCAATATCTATTATATACATTAAAGTCACTATAGCTCCCAGTACATTCTCACTAAAAGCAGTTATCCAATATGCTCTTAATCATTAATTAGAAATTAAACACTCAACATATTCAAAATACTTTCATATTCAAAACCCCGGCTCATTAAATATTTTATGGTTTTTGCCTTTTTCTGATATTCTTTCAAACTTTTCTGTTTTGAAGAGTAATCTTCATAGATTTTTTGAAGCGTTTTTTCATAGTCCGCTTCATCAATTTCATTAAAACAGGAATTGATAAGCTTTTCAGAAATCTGTTTTTGCTTCAGGTTCATTTTAATTTTATTCCTGCCCCAATGTTTGATGTAAAATTTGCCACGAATGTAACTTCTGGTAAACCTTTCTTCATTCAGATAATTTTCTTTCAGAAGATAAAGCATAATTTCTTCCTTAGCTTCCTCAATCAAAAGAAACTCTTTCATTTTCTGCTCCACTTCCGCGTGACAGCGATCCTGGTACACACAATAGTTTACCAGTTTCAGTTTAATTTCATCAAAAGTGAAAGATTTCTTTTCCATAACTTACAGATACAAAAAAGAATGAGCTTAATGCTCATTCTTTATATTTTTTTAACGAAGGTAAATATTAATAATTGAATAATGCTTTACCTTCCATTAATTCATTAACTTTCTTTCTTACAGAAGTAATCACTTCTTCATTTTTAATATTGTCAACCACTTCAGAAATAAATCCTGCAATGGTATCCATATCATTTTCTTTCAATCCTCTTGTTGTGATTGCCGCTGTTCCCAATCTGATTCCGGAAGTCGTGAATGGCGACTTATCATCAAACGGAACCATGTTTTTATTACAGGTAATATCAGCAAGAACCAAAGCTTTTTCAGTCTCTTTACCGTTTACATTTTTATTTCTAAGATCAACAAGCATTAAGTGATTATCTGTTCCGCCGCTTACAATATCAAATCCTCTGTCGATCATCGC from Chryseobacterium camelliae includes these protein-coding regions:
- a CDS encoding regulatory protein RecX; translated protein: MEKKSFTFDEIKLKLVNYCVYQDRCHAEVEQKMKEFLLIEEAKEEIMLYLLKENYLNEERFTRSYIRGKFYIKHWGRNKIKMNLKQKQISEKLINSCFNEIDEADYEKTLQKIYEDYSSKQKSLKEYQKKAKTIKYLMSRGFEYESILNMLSV